In one window of Massilibacterium senegalense DNA:
- the spoVT gene encoding stage V sporulation protein T, with the protein MKATGIVRRIDDLGRVVIPKEIRRTLRIREGDPLEIFVDRDGEVILKKYSPIQELGEFSRMYADALFDTTQQPVLICDRDAYIAVGGQTKKDFLNKSIGEEVGAAIDARQVKRMSEQTEVELVDGLKESIAGYVIAPIIASGDSMGAVILYVTDGKEIGDTEQKLAETAAAFLGKHMED; encoded by the coding sequence ATGAAAGCAACTGGTATTGTACGACGTATTGATGATTTAGGACGGGTTGTGATTCCTAAAGAGATCAGGCGTACATTACGTATTCGTGAAGGAGACCCATTAGAAATTTTTGTTGATCGTGACGGAGAAGTTATTTTAAAAAAATATTCACCGATTCAAGAGCTAGGCGAATTTTCGCGCATGTATGCGGATGCACTGTTTGATACAACGCAGCAACCTGTACTGATTTGTGATCGCGATGCGTATATTGCGGTAGGTGGCCAAACGAAAAAGGACTTTTTAAATAAAAGTATTGGCGAAGAAGTGGGCGCAGCTATCGATGCGCGACAAGTGAAGCGGATGAGTGAGCAAACAGAGGTAGAGCTTGTAGATGGACTGAAAGAAAGCATAGCTGGGTACGTCATTGCTCCAATTATTGCAAGTGGCGATTCGATGGGAGCGGTTATTTTATATGTGACAGATGGAAAAGAAATCGGCGATACCGAGCAAAAATTAGCAGAAACAGCAGCGGCGTTTTTAGGGAAACATATGGAAGATTAA
- a CDS encoding putative polysaccharide biosynthesis protein has protein sequence MSQKRFSLLKGAFLLTAATLIVKVLSAFYRIPFQNMVGDHGLYVYQQAYPFYALAMTLATYGFPVMNSRLVAERSITGTSKEVEWFMNQSLRAMMYVSFLIGIVIFTGSPYFAYWMGDASLVMPIKISALCYVFLPWVALSRGYFQGNNNMTPTAISQVIEQLVRVSFILVFTYVLFQRGASIYVLGSAATAGGVFSFVASSVVLAFFFRKQKKRPFRIVRVKLSMDVIKPFLVGSFAICISSLLYIFFQFVDAFTFVSLLQKEGVPLWKAQQLKGVYDRAQPFIQLGTVVSTAVSLAVVPLVTMLYTQRNMEELKGHAAYALKMSMFTSIAASVGLGCIIQPTNVMLYENAKGSFVLAILGISIIGNSIALTTAALLQGLGALQKPLQYAFIGVGAKILFNLLLIPIFHSVGAALATVCAFFITALLQWRALSRQLQCSLITFSYIQKLLRAAFVMAIALVVYTFLFEHLVQLSRLTATIEALTAVGIGAILYIYIAMRQGVLEAKEWTFLPKGDKISHLIDKFQKRR, from the coding sequence ATGTCACAAAAACGATTTTCTTTATTAAAAGGTGCGTTTTTATTAACGGCCGCTACATTGATTGTGAAAGTTTTAAGTGCCTTTTACCGGATTCCTTTTCAAAATATGGTCGGGGATCATGGGTTATACGTTTATCAACAAGCATACCCTTTTTACGCATTAGCAATGACGCTTGCGACATACGGATTTCCAGTTATGAATTCCCGGCTTGTTGCGGAACGTAGCATAACCGGTACGTCCAAAGAAGTAGAATGGTTCATGAATCAATCGCTACGGGCAATGATGTATGTTAGTTTTTTGATTGGTATCGTTATTTTTACCGGTAGTCCGTATTTTGCGTACTGGATGGGAGATGCTTCGCTCGTTATGCCGATCAAAATCAGTGCGTTGTGTTACGTTTTCTTGCCGTGGGTTGCGTTAAGTCGCGGGTATTTCCAAGGAAATAACAATATGACACCAACGGCCATTTCTCAAGTAATCGAGCAGCTCGTTCGTGTCAGTTTTATTTTGGTGTTCACATATGTATTGTTTCAGCGGGGGGCATCGATTTATGTCCTTGGGTCTGCAGCAACGGCTGGTGGCGTCTTTTCTTTTGTGGCATCCTCTGTTGTGTTAGCCTTTTTTTTTAGGAAACAAAAGAAGCGACCTTTCCGAATCGTTCGTGTCAAACTATCCATGGACGTTATCAAGCCCTTTTTAGTTGGTAGTTTTGCTATTTGTATTAGTAGTTTATTATACATATTTTTTCAATTTGTCGATGCGTTTACGTTCGTCTCCCTATTACAAAAAGAAGGCGTTCCGTTATGGAAAGCGCAACAATTAAAGGGTGTGTACGACCGCGCACAACCGTTTATTCAATTAGGTACAGTCGTATCGACCGCCGTTTCCCTAGCTGTTGTCCCGCTCGTTACGATGCTTTATACGCAACGCAATATGGAAGAATTAAAAGGGCACGCAGCGTATGCGTTAAAAATGAGTATGTTTACAAGTATCGCTGCAAGCGTTGGCTTAGGTTGTATTATTCAACCAACGAACGTGATGTTATATGAAAATGCAAAAGGTAGTTTTGTGTTAGCTATTTTAGGAATATCGATTATCGGGAATAGTATAGCACTAACGACAGCTGCGCTATTACAAGGACTAGGTGCTTTACAAAAACCGCTCCAGTATGCGTTCATTGGGGTAGGTGCAAAAATTTTGTTCAATCTGCTACTCATCCCGATTTTTCATAGTGTGGGTGCAGCACTTGCGACGGTATGTGCCTTTTTCATTACTGCGCTTTTACAATGGCGGGCGTTATCTCGTCAGTTACAATGTTCGCTCATTACGTTTTCGTACATTCAAAAGTTGCTTCGAGCTGCTTTTGTGATGGCCATTGCATTAGTCGTGTATACGTTTCTGTTTGAACATCTCGTCCAACTTTCTCGCCTAACAGCAACGATTGAAGCATTAACAGCTGTAGGAATTGGCGCTATTCTGTATATTTATATAGCGATGAGGCAAGGAGTGCTTGAAGCAAAGGAATGGACGTTTTTACCCAAAGGAGATAAGATTTCGCATTTGATTGATAAATTTCAAAAAAGAAGGTGA